A single region of the Syntrophotaleaceae bacterium genome encodes:
- a CDS encoding PEP-CTERM sorting domain-containing protein — protein sequence MKNLLLSSLLLLIFSTPGLCIMVGTTDVGGLDPFLASNSGTGNLGQQTSWVNEVLAQFGQTATYQVRDENVPYFSTDVAGVYAFEINAPYSEYFLIKNATYWGLFGNIDSMAWGVFDTSLLPSEMNIPDYEDGFVISHVTRFNEVAPVPEPGTLLLLGSGLGGLVLHSRRRRKK from the coding sequence ATGAAAAATCTCCTGCTAAGCTCCCTGTTGTTGCTGATTTTTTCCACGCCTGGATTATGTATAATGGTGGGCACTACTGATGTGGGTGGTCTCGACCCATTTTTAGCATCCAATTCAGGCACAGGTAATTTGGGCCAACAAACGAGCTGGGTAAACGAGGTGCTGGCTCAATTCGGTCAAACGGCGACATATCAGGTTAGGGATGAAAACGTTCCCTACTTCAGCACAGATGTAGCAGGCGTTTATGCCTTTGAGATAAATGCTCCCTACTCAGAATATTTTTTGATCAAGAATGCTACTTATTGGGGTCTGTTTGGAAATATAGACAGTATGGCTTGGGGCGTTTTTGATACATCCTTGCTGCCTTCTGAGATGAATATACCCGATTACGAGGATGGATTTGTGATCAGCCATGTAACTCGTTTTAATGAGGTCGCTCCGGTTCCTGAACCCGGAACTCTCCTTCTGCTAGGTTCCGGTCTGGGGGGCCTTGTCCTTCATTCACGCAGGCGCAGAAAAAAATAA
- the modD gene encoding ModD protein, whose product MPVFIADELLDRLIEEDVPYGDLTTNVLGIGNRQGKIVFSTREPTVICGTEEAGRIFRKLGAEVKKLLPSGDYLSPGADFLEVQGEAAALHAGWRVCLSLLEHISGIASRTRKIVDLAKEVNPAISVETSRKSFPGGKKLTIKAVQCGGGHPHRLGLSESVLVFKHHGAFFDDQQAFWAHLDQFRERIPGKKITLEVENEKEALQAAEAGVDIIQVDKMSCPELKALLEKVRSLNPATKIAAAGGITEKNAAEYAATGAHILVLSSVFSGRASDIGARIVPIL is encoded by the coding sequence ATGCCGGTATTTATTGCTGATGAACTGCTCGATCGTCTGATCGAGGAGGATGTCCCCTATGGGGATCTGACAACGAATGTGCTCGGTATCGGGAACAGGCAGGGAAAAATCGTTTTTTCCACCCGGGAACCGACGGTGATCTGCGGTACCGAGGAGGCGGGACGAATTTTCCGGAAACTCGGTGCCGAGGTAAAAAAACTGCTGCCGAGCGGGGATTATCTTTCCCCCGGAGCGGATTTCCTCGAGGTTCAAGGAGAGGCCGCAGCCCTGCACGCCGGCTGGAGGGTTTGCCTGAGCCTTCTGGAACATATCTCGGGGATCGCCTCCCGAACCAGGAAAATTGTCGACCTCGCCAAAGAGGTCAACCCTGCCATCTCCGTCGAAACGTCCCGCAAATCCTTTCCGGGCGGCAAAAAGCTGACCATCAAGGCCGTTCAGTGCGGCGGCGGTCATCCCCACCGACTAGGCCTGTCCGAATCGGTCCTGGTCTTCAAACACCACGGGGCCTTTTTCGACGATCAGCAAGCGTTCTGGGCCCACCTGGATCAATTCAGGGAAAGAATCCCCGGCAAAAAAATCACTCTTGAGGTCGAAAACGAAAAGGAGGCCCTGCAGGCTGCAGAAGCCGGAGTGGACATCATCCAGGTCGATAAAATGTCGTGTCCGGAGCTGAAAGCATTGTTGGAAAAAGTCCGAAGCCTGAACCCCGCCACCAAGATCGCCGCCGCAGGCGGCATTACGGAAAAAAACGCAGCGGAATATGCAGCGACAGGCGCCCATATTCTGGTTCTTTCCTCGGTCTTTTCCGGCAGGGCCAGCGATATCGGGGCGAGGATTGTGCCGATCTTGTAA